In Pseudonocardia sp. DSM 110487, the sequence CCGACCCGACGGAGGGCATCAAGCGGCTCTACGCCTTCGCGGCGCCACCGGGGCCGACCAAGGAGAAGCTCGGGGCGTTCCTGCGCACGCTGGTGCACGACCAGTCGATGGTCACCGACGAGCTCGTCGAGGAGCGGTTCGCCGCGGCCAGCGACCCGGCCGCGTTGCGGGCCATGGGCGCGATGGGCCGAACGTTCACCAACCCCGAGACGTACGAGGACGGCATGCTCTGGCGCGAGGCGCACCGGCTGCGCCAGCGCGTGCTGCTGGTGTGGGGCCGGGAGGACCGCGTCAACCCGCTCGACGGCGCACTCGTCGCCCTCAAGCTGATCAAACGGGCGCAGCTGCACGTGTTCGGCGGGTGCGGGCACTGGGCGCAGCTGGAGAAGTTCGAGGAGTTCAACCGCCTCGTCACGGACTTCCTGGGGGATGCATCGTGATCCAGTCGTTGGCGTACCTGCGGATCGCGGCCACGGACGTCGCCGCGTGGCGCGAGTTCGGGCTCAAGGTGCTGGGCATGGTCGAGGGGAAGGGTGCCGACCCCGACGCGCTCTACCTGCGGATGGACGACTTCCCGGCCCGGATCGTCATCCTGCCCGGTGAGAAGGACCGGCTGGCCGCGGTCGGCTGGGAGGTTGCCCATGCTTCCGCGCTCGACGAGGTGCGGCGCGCACTGGAGCGGGCAGGGGTGCCGTTCAAGGAGGGCACTCCCGCCGAGCGGGCCGAGCGCCGGGTCGACGAGATGATCTCCTTCGAGGATCCGACGGGCAACGCCCAGGAGGTGATCCACGGCGCCGCGCTCGAGCACCGGCGGGTGGTGAGCCCCTACGGCCACACTTTCGTCACCGGCGAGCAGGGGCTCGGGCACATCGTGCTGTCCACGCACGACGACGAGGCCTCGCTGCGCTTCTACCGGGACGTGCTCGGCTTCAAGCTGCGCGACTCGATGCGGCTCCCGCCGCAGCTGGTCGGCCGCCCGGCGGACGGCCCGCCCGCGTGGCTGCGGTTCCTCGGCTGCAACCCGCGCCACCACAGCCTCGCGTTCCTGCCGATGCCCACGCCGAGCGGCATCGTCCACATCATGGTGGAGGTCGGGAACACCGACGACGTGGGTCTCGCGCTGGACCGGGCGAAGCGGCGCAAGGTGCCGATGGCGGCCACGCTCGGCCGGCACGTCAACGACCTGATGTTGTCGTTCTACATGAAGTGCCCCGGTGGGTTCGACGTCGAGTTCGGTACCGAGGGGCGGCAGGTGCGCGACGACGCGCGCTGGGTCGCCCGCGAGAGCACCGCCGTCAGCCTGTGGGGCCACGACTTCAGCGTGGGCGCCCAGAAGTGACGCTCGCCGCCGTCGACGCCGTTCGGTTCCGTCAGGTGCTGGGCCGCTTCTGCACCGGCGTCACGGTCGTGACGGCGGTGGACGGCGGGCGGCCGGTCGGCTTCGCCTGCCAGGCGTTCGCGGCGCTCTCCCTCGACCCACCCATGGTGCTGTTCTGCCCGGCGCGGACGTCTGCCACCTGGCGGGCGATCGAGCGGTCCGGGCGGTTCTGCGTCAACGTGCTCGGGGCGCACCAGCAGGAGCTGTCGCAGCGTTTCGGTCGCCGTGACCTCGGCAAGTTCGAGGGCGTGCACTGGGCACCTTCGCCTGCCGGTGCCCCGGTGCTCGACGGGGCACTGGCCTGGATCGACGCCACGATCGAGACCGTGCACGACGGCGGTGACCATCACGTCGTGCACGGGCGGGTCACGGACCTGGATTGTGCCGATGGGGGCGACCCGCCGCTGTTGTTCTACCGCGGCGGCTACACCGTCGCGCGGGACGCCGCACCGGCGCCCGCCTTCGACGCGCTGCTCGGGTGGCTGGGCGAGGACGCCTGGATCTGACACCGACGAAGGCCGAGCGCAATGGCGCCGACAGACGCGCGAGGACGCCCGCCGACCTACCCGCTGAGACGAACGCGGATATCGGTGTCGTCACGAAGGATGACAACCGCCAGTCGGCCGTTGGCATTCCGCTCCCCGGTGAGCAGGAGCCATCTCTCGTTCGCGTACGTCAGGAGCCGGAGGCCGGTGTAGACGTAGCGGAACCGTTCTCCTTCCGGGACTGGGCCCGGAGGCGCGACCGACCAGAGGCTCAACGATTCCTCGCTGTAGATCGTCACACCCGCTTGAGAGCCGGGATTGTCGTTGATGAACGATGCGAGGTCCTCGCCTGCGCGCTGTGAGTACACAGATGTTGCCCAGAATGTCGCCACCAGAACCGTCGCCACCAGCAAGAGCCGAGGCAGGGTGGAGAGTGCGGGCAGCCGAGGCTCGGCCGGCGGTGGCCGCAGATGGAGAAGTCGCACACCCATCACAAGAACCACCGATCCTGCCGCCAGCGCGAGCGCCGCAGGTACGGGTTCGGTGAGCCCCACCGTCGCACTGATACCCAGATAGTCCGGGATTCGGAGGGCTACGCGGATGCCGCACCACAGCGCGACGACTCCGGCGTAGACGAGCACGACGGACGGAACCCGCAGGACGAGAACGCGAGCATGGAACATGATGGGGTGACGCAGGCATGCGAGCTCCAGCCACAGCGCTGCCCGGCTGAGCGCGAAGAGCGCAGCCGCGCCGAGCACCAGGGCCACGGTCGGCGTGAACGCCGGTCCGGCCGCCCGGACGAGATAGTCGACCGGCTCGAGCTCCAGGATCGCGGGGTCCACTCCGAAGTAGCGGAATGCCGCGTTGGTTCGCGTCCAGCCGAAGTAGTAGAGGACGGCCGTCACGGCGGTGAGAGGTCCGGCGACCGCGGCCACCCACTCGACGAGTTTCGTGACTCTCTCCTCCGCTCGAGGAGCGGTCATCGCGGTGTTTCGGCCCCTGGCTCCGTTTCCGGAGCGGTAGGCGGCGGCTCGGGGGGTGGGGTGAGGTTCGGGGAGACGCCCGGGATCTCGACCGGCGACGGACCTTCCAATGTTCCCGGATCTGGCGGTTCCATCTGCGGCTCGACGCCTGGAATCTCGACAGGAGACGCGGCCACCGACGTGTCCCGCTGCCCTGCGGTTCTCCGTTCTGACACCGGCGCGCCGAACGCGGTCTCCTCCGGAGGGCTCACGACGGCCGACAATCCGGGAATCTCCTCAGGGCCGCGGGGGCCACGGCTCTGGTCGGTACCATCGGTGTCGTCGCAGGCGGCGGTCACCAGCCCTATCGCGACCATGGCCGATGCGACGACCAATCGGTTGCGCCACATCGTGTGCCCCCGCTCGTGACTCGAGACCGTGGTTCTCGGCGGTACTCGTTCCGACGTGCCAAGTGTTACGCCAGTGGGCTCCTGCGCATAGGGCGAAGTGCGGTGCGGCTCGGGCGGGGAAGCGGTGGACCAGGCCGGGCGAGCCGTCACCGTCCCGTCAGCCACGACCGCCGTGCCGACGCGCTGCGCAGTGCCCCTCGGAGGTGTCGGCGCGGGCGAGCCAGCTGTGATCGCCAGAAGTGGTGTGGCGGCGACAGATCTGTCGCTCTCACACCAGTTGTGCTGATCACGGGTGTGCGAGCACGCTCAGATGCGCTCCAGGATCGTGCAGGTGGCCAGCGCACCCCCGGCGCACATCGTCACGAGCGCGGTGGCGGCGTCGCGGCGCTCCAGCTCATGCAGGGCCGTGGTGATCAGTCGGGTACCGGTGCTGCCGACCGGGTGCCCCAGCGCGATGGCCCCGCCGTTGACGTTGACCCGGTCCGGGTCGGGCCGGTGCACGCTGCTCCAGGACAGCACGACGGAGGCGAACGCCTCGTTGACCTCGCACAAGTCGAGGTCGCCGATCTTCATGCCGCTTCGGGCGAGTACGCGCTCGGTGGCCTGTACGGGCCCGTCGAGGTGGTAGTACGGCTCGGCGCCCACCACGCACTGGGCGACGATGCGGGCTCGCGGGCGCAGGCCGAGCTCGCGGGCGCGGTCGGCGTCCATGAGCAGCACGGCGGACGCGCCGTCGGAGATCTGGGACGCGGTGCCCGCGGTGTGCACGCCGTCGTCGAGGATCGGCTTCAGCCGGGAGAGGGCCTCGAGGCTCGTGTCGCGCAGCCCTTCGTCGCGGTCCACGACCCGGCGCTCGCCGGTGGCGATCCCGTCGGCGTCGAGGACAGGCGCGTCGACCGGCACGACCTCCCGCGAGAACCGCCCCTCGCCCCATGCGCGGGCGGCTCTCGCCTGGGAGGCAAGGCCGAATCTGTCGACCTCCTCCCTGCTCAGCCCGCGGCGCGCCGCGATGCGCTCGGCGGCGACGTACTGGTTCGGCAGGTCGATGTCCCAGTCCTGCGGCCGGGGAACCCCCGCGCTCTCCCCGACGTTGGCCCGCAGTGGCACCCGGCTCATCGCCTCCACCCCGCAGGCGATCCCCGCGTCGATCGCGCCCGTGCTGATCAACCCGGCCACGAGGTGGGTGGACTGCTGGGCGGAGCCGCACTGGCAGTCGACCGTGGTGGCGGCCGTGGTGTGGGGCAGCTTGGCGTGCAGCCATGCGGTGCGGGTGATGTTGTTCGACTGCTCCCCGGCCTGCGTGACGCAGCCGCCGATCACCTGCTCGACGAGCGCGGGATCGATCTCGGTGCGCGCGATCAGGCCCGTGAGCGCGGCGCCGAGGATCTCGGCGGCGTGCAGCCCCGAGAGCGCGCCGCGCCGCCTGCCGATCGGGGTGCGCACTGCCGCGACGACCACTGGGTTGCCCATGGCGCAAAGCTAGAACACGTTGCTGTTTTGAACAAGCGGACCGCGCCCGAGGCCTTCCTCTCGCGGCCCGAACTGTGCTTGACTCGACCTAGAACACGTTCCAGCTGCGGGAGGTAGCCGTGACCCAGGTCCGGATCCCCGAGGGGTTCGACTTCACCGATCCCGACGCGTACGCCCAGGGCGTCCCGGCGGCTGAGTTGGCCGAGATGCGCCGGACGGCACCCGTCACGTGGATCCCCCAGCGCCGCGGCAGCGCGGGGTTCGACGACGAGGGCTACTGGATGGTCACCCGGCACACCGACGTGAAGGCGGTGTCGCTGGACAGCACGCTGTACTCCTCCCGCGAGAAGACGGCGATCGTCCGGCACGCCGAGGGCACCACGCCGGAGCAGCTGGACATGCAGCGGCTGATCATGCTGAACAACGACGCGCCGAAGCACACGGCGCTGCGCCGGATCGTCTCCCGCGGCTTCACCCCGCGGGCCGTGGCCGGGCTGCGCGACGCGCTCGCCGCGCGCGCCGAGAAGATCGTCCACACCGCCCGCAGCGAGGGATCGGGCGACTTCGTCACCGACGTCGCCTGCGAGCTGCCCCTGCAGGCCATCGCCGAGCTGCTCGGCATCCCCCAGGACGACCGCCGCAAGATCTTCGACTGGTCGAACCAGATGGTCTCCTACGACGACCCGGAGATCGAGGTGGAGCCCCTCGCCGCGGCCATGGAGCTGCTCGGCTACTCGATGGCGATGGCCGAGGAGCGCAAGCGCTGCCCGATGGACGACATCGTCACGGCGCTCGTCAAAGCCGACATCGAGGGCGAGAACCTGTCGGCGGACGAGTTCGGCTTCTTCGTCATCCTGCTCGCCGTCGCGGGCAACGAGACCACGCGCAACGCGATCACGCACGGGATGATGGCCTTCCTCGACCACCCCGAGCAGTGGGAGCTCTACAAGGCCGAGCGCCCCGAGACGGCGGCCGACGAGATCGTGCGCTGGGCCACGCCCGTGATGGCCTTCCAGCGCACCGCGACGGCCGACACCGAGCTCGGCGGCCAGCGGATCCGCAAGGACGACCGCGTCGTCATGTTCTACAGCTCCGCCAACTTCGACGAGGACGTCTTCGAGGCGCCGGAGCGCTTCGACATCACCCGCAGCCCCAACCCGCACCTCGGCTTCGGCGGCCGTGGCGCGCACTACTGCATCGGCGCCAACCTGGCCCGCCTCGAGATCGATCTGATCTTCAACGCGATCGCCGACCACATGCCCGACATCACCAAGGCCGGTGAGCCGCGCAGGCTGCGGTCGGGCTGGCTCAACGGGATCAAGGAATTCCCGGTCCGGTATGCCTGAGAGGGAGTGAACCTGTGCGGACTCGCGCAGCAGCGTTGCTGGAGCAGCCCGGCAAGTGGCAGATCATCGACGTCGACATCGACGAGCCCGGCGAGCACGAGGTGCTCGTCCGGTTCGTCGCCGCCGGACTCTGCCACTCCGACGACCACGCCACGACCGGTGACATGCCGGTCGGCAAGCTCCCGCTGATCGGCGGGCACGAGGGCGCGGGCGTGGTCGAGAAGGTCGGGCCCGCGGTCCGCTCGCTCGCCGTCGGCGACCACGTCGTCGCCCAGTTCGTGCCGTCCTGCGGGCAGTGCAGGGCATGCGTCTCGGGTGGTGGCAACCTCTGCGACCTGGGCATGTACGCGCTGGCCGGCTGCATGCCCGACGGCACGTACCGCGCCCACCACGACGGAGCCGACGTCGGCCAGATGACGATGGTCGGCACTTTCGCGCAGCACGCCGTGGTGTCCGAGCACTCGCTGACCAAGGTCCCCGACGACATCCCGTTCCACGTGGCGGCGCTGCTGAGCTGCGGCGTGCCCACCGGGTGGTGTTCGGCGGAGTACGGCGCCGAGGTCGAGGCCGGTGACACGGTGATCGTGATGGGTACCGGCGGCGTGGGCATGAACGCCGTGCAGGCGGCCGTCACCCGCGGGGCCGCCCATGTCATCGCCGTCGACCCGGTCCCGTTCAAGCGGGAGAAGGCTCTCGAGTTCGGCGCCACCCACGCGTTCGCCGGCATCGACGAGGCCGCCGAGTTCGGCCGCTCCGTCACGAACGGCCAGGGCGCGCACTCCGCGATCGTCACGGTCGGCGTCACCACCGGCGAGCACGTAGCGAGCGCGGTCAACGCCATCGGCAAGTTCGGCACCGTGGTCGTCACCGGCATCGGCGACTTCAAGGCAGAGGGCCTGCCGATCAACATCTGGATGCTCGCGATGCTGCAGAAGCGGATCCAGGGCGTGATCTTCGGAATGGGCACGCCACCGCACGAGATCGCGCGGCTCGCCGACATGTACCGGGCCGGGCGGCTCAAGCTCGACGAGCTCGTCACCACGACCTACAAACTCGACGAGGTCAACCAGGCCTACGCGGACATGCACGCTGGGCGCAACATCCGGGGCGTGGTCCTCCACGAGACGTAGGGCCCCGCGTGCCAAACTCCACATCGGCGGGAGGAGGCACGCGTGTCGATCCAGCCGCCAGCCCGGCTGCTGACCGTCGACGAGTACCTCGCCATCGGGGAGATCGAGTACGGCTACTCGGAACTCGTCGAGGGGCGGCTGGTGTTGTCCCCGAACCCGTCGCCCCTGCACAACCTCGCGTCGGGGGAGATCTGTCTCGCGCTGTACCGGCAGCTGCCGGCTGATCTCCTGGCCGTCCAGGGCGTCGACGTCGACCTGGGGCTCGCCGAAGCGGATGCGCCGGGTTTCGTCCGCCGGCCGGACCTCGTCGTGGTGCACCGAGACGTGCCTCGCCGGGTTCAGCGCGAGGGCGGCGTGATCCGGGCCTCCGACGTGCTCGTGGTCGTCGAGCTCGTCTCGCCCAGCTCTCGGCGCACCGACCACGTAGTCAAGCGCGGCGAGTACGCCGACGCGGGCATTCCGCACTACTGGATCGTCGATCTCACCGAGCCGGTCTCGCTGCTCGCGTGCCACCTCGCCGGTGAGTTCGGTTACGCAGACGGTGCGGCGGTGACGGGGACCTTCACATCGACCACGCCGTTCGCGGTCGAGATCGATCTCGGCGTACTGGGATAGCCGCCGAACGGGTGCGCGAGACGGGCCTTCTGCGCGCGGTCGTGCCGGCCATTCGCGTCGGCGCGCGTCGCCGATCAGGGCGCTGCAGGAGGCGTGATCCGGACGGTCATCTCCACCGTCACCTCGTCGCCCGCCGTGAGGCCCTGCGGCTTGCGCACGGCGTTCTTGAGCGGCAGCAGGTAGCCGCCGTCCTGCGGGAAGAGCGACGTCGTGAAGCTGATCTCGCCGATCCGGGCCTCGACCGGGATCACGCCCCAGCCGTACGAGGCGATCGCGGCCACCTCGCGGATGTTTGCCGACTCATCGGGAGGAACCGGCACGAAGGAGAAGGGTGCCGGCCCGCGCCATTCGATCACCTGTCCGGCGAAATGGAGATCCACGCGGTCAGTCTCGTCGCTCTAGGCCGTGTCTCGTGGATCTTGGGCGATGGGCTTCGAGATCCAGATCGTCCCTGGCAAGGCGGAGGCCCGAGCCGTTGTATTGGAATACCCGGTCGGGCCGACAACGCAGCCAGGGGCGATCTGGGCTCGAAGAGCGCGCTCAAGATCCGCGAGACACGGCCTAGGTTCGAACGATGCGCAACACCGAACTCGAGAAGCTCGACGGTCTCGTCGGTGAGTGGACGACGACGCTGTCGGACGCGTGGTTCCTCGAACCGCCGGGCACCGAGGTGCCGGGCCGGACGACCATCGAGTGGCTCGGGGAGTCGTTCCTGGTCGTGCGGTCGGAGTTCGGCGGGGGAGGGCACGTGCATTCCGAGATGCGCCTCGTGCTCGGCCGCAGCGACCCGAACGACCGGTTCGTCGCCCTCTACCACGACGACCGCGGCGTCTGCCGCGAGTTCGCCATGACCTTCGACGGCGGACACTGGACCATGAGCCGCGAGGACCCCGACTTCCACCAGCGGTTCGTCGGGGACGTGGAGAAGAACCGGATCAGCGGCCGGTGGGAGGCGTCCGAGGACCAGGGCATGACCTGGCGCAAGGACTTCGACCTCACCTTCGACCGAACCTCAGGCTCGGTGGTCGAGTAGGGCCGGCGCCCCAGCGCCGGCCCGTATCGAGACCACTCACCCCGAGGTAGGTCGTGGCTGTGGTCTCGATACGCGCCGGCCCTGGCGGGCCGGCGCTACTCGACCACCGGACAGCGTGGGGGCCGGCGCTACTCGACCACCGGAGGTGTGCGGGCCTGGCCTCATTCCGACCGCAGCGTCGCCATCGCCCGCTCGACCTCCCAGAACGCCCGCAGCGACCGCAGCAGCCCGTCCGGTCCGACGCGGTAGACGAACACTCCCTCGGTGTCGATCCGGGATCCGCCCGGCAGGTACGAGGTGACGGTGCCGACGTTCGCGACCTCGTCTCCTGCCGCGAACGAGTCCCGCACCGTGAACGTGATGCGTTCGGCCATGGCGATGGCCTTGTCCCAGAACGCCGAGAGGCCTTCGTGCCCGCGGTGGCCCCTGCCGTCCGGGTCGAACATGGACGGGCCCACCGGGTCCTCCAGCACGGCGTCAGGGGCGTAGAGCGCGAGCCACTCCTCCTTCGCGCCGCGCGACACCGCGTCCATCGAGCGGCGGGCCGCGTCGCGCGCGGGGTGAGCGGCCTGCGGGCCGGTCCAGTCGATCGCCGGTGCGGTCATGTCTGCTTCACATCCTCGTGATGATCTTCTCTGCGAACCGCCGCATGCTGTCCTGTTTCGCGGCGAGCGGGCCGTCGAAGCCGATGCCGTCGAAGAGCCATGGCACGACGATCGCGTCCGTCACGCCGATGTCGCGTTGCCGGCGGTAGCCGTCGAGCCCGAAGCTGTCGATGCAGACGGCCTGGATCTCGAACGGCTCGCCGGCCGTGCCGAGCTCGGCGCGCAGGGCCGTGAGCTTGCCGATGGTGTCGCGGAGGTCGTCGAAGCGGATCATCGCCGACGTCCAGCCGTCGTGCCGCGACGCGCGGCGCAGCCCGGGCTCGGTGTGCCCGCCGACGTAGATCGGCACGGGACGGGACGGCGCCGGGCTCATCTGCAGGGCGTCGAACTGGAAGAACTCGCCGTGGTGGGAGACCATCCCGCCGCCGAGGATCAGCCGCAGCACCTCGATGGCCTCGTCGGCGCGCCGGCCGCGGTGGGCGTAGGGGATGCCGCACCACTCGAACTCCTCCGGCGCCCAGCCGAGCCCGACCCCGAGGCCGAACCGGTCGCCGGTGAGCACCGCGACCGACCCGACCTGGCGGGCGAGTGGTACGGGGTGGCGCGACCCGAGCTTGAGCACCTGCGTGTAGAAGCGGATCCGCGAGGTCACCGCGCCCATCGCGGCCGCGGCAGCGATCGGGTCGGGCCACGGGGTGTTCGCGTCCCAGAACCGGCCTCCGTCGGGCG encodes:
- the hsaD gene encoding 4,5:9,10-diseco-3-hydroxy-5,9,17-trioxoandrosta-1(10),2-diene-4-oate hydrolase, with the protein product MTTATVDFESTSRTAQVAPDLRLHFHEAGEEHGDAVVLLHGGGPGASAWSNFGRNIPVFARSFRTLAVDQPGFGRSEGPVGDAQYFTQSSDALLGLLDSLGIEKVHLVGNSLGGGTAVRFALRHPDRAGRLVLMAPGGLSLNVFAADPTEGIKRLYAFAAPPGPTKEKLGAFLRTLVHDQSMVTDELVEERFAAASDPAALRAMGAMGRTFTNPETYEDGMLWREAHRLRQRVLLVWGREDRVNPLDGALVALKLIKRAQLHVFGGCGHWAQLEKFEEFNRLVTDFLGDAS
- the hsaC gene encoding iron-dependent extradiol dioxygenase HsaC, coding for MVIQSLAYLRIAATDVAAWREFGLKVLGMVEGKGADPDALYLRMDDFPARIVILPGEKDRLAAVGWEVAHASALDEVRRALERAGVPFKEGTPAERAERRVDEMISFEDPTGNAQEVIHGAALEHRRVVSPYGHTFVTGEQGLGHIVLSTHDDEASLRFYRDVLGFKLRDSMRLPPQLVGRPADGPPAWLRFLGCNPRHHSLAFLPMPTPSGIVHIMVEVGNTDDVGLALDRAKRRKVPMAATLGRHVNDLMLSFYMKCPGGFDVEFGTEGRQVRDDARWVARESTAVSLWGHDFSVGAQK
- the hsaB gene encoding 3-hydroxy-9,10-secoandrosta-1,3,5(10)-triene-9,17-dione monooxygenase reductase subunit gives rise to the protein MTLAAVDAVRFRQVLGRFCTGVTVVTAVDGGRPVGFACQAFAALSLDPPMVLFCPARTSATWRAIERSGRFCVNVLGAHQQELSQRFGRRDLGKFEGVHWAPSPAGAPVLDGALAWIDATIETVHDGGDHHVVHGRVTDLDCADGGDPPLLFYRGGYTVARDAAPAPAFDALLGWLGEDAWI
- a CDS encoding steroid 3-ketoacyl-CoA thiolase; protein product: MGNPVVVAAVRTPIGRRRGALSGLHAAEILGAALTGLIARTEIDPALVEQVIGGCVTQAGEQSNNITRTAWLHAKLPHTTAATTVDCQCGSAQQSTHLVAGLISTGAIDAGIACGVEAMSRVPLRANVGESAGVPRPQDWDIDLPNQYVAAERIAARRGLSREEVDRFGLASQARAARAWGEGRFSREVVPVDAPVLDADGIATGERRVVDRDEGLRDTSLEALSRLKPILDDGVHTAGTASQISDGASAVLLMDADRARELGLRPRARIVAQCVVGAEPYYHLDGPVQATERVLARSGMKIGDLDLCEVNEAFASVVLSWSSVHRPDPDRVNVNGGAIALGHPVGSTGTRLITTALHELERRDAATALVTMCAGGALATCTILERI
- a CDS encoding cytochrome P450; protein product: MTQVRIPEGFDFTDPDAYAQGVPAAELAEMRRTAPVTWIPQRRGSAGFDDEGYWMVTRHTDVKAVSLDSTLYSSREKTAIVRHAEGTTPEQLDMQRLIMLNNDAPKHTALRRIVSRGFTPRAVAGLRDALAARAEKIVHTARSEGSGDFVTDVACELPLQAIAELLGIPQDDRRKIFDWSNQMVSYDDPEIEVEPLAAAMELLGYSMAMAEERKRCPMDDIVTALVKADIEGENLSADEFGFFVILLAVAGNETTRNAITHGMMAFLDHPEQWELYKAERPETAADEIVRWATPVMAFQRTATADTELGGQRIRKDDRVVMFYSSANFDEDVFEAPERFDITRSPNPHLGFGGRGAHYCIGANLARLEIDLIFNAIADHMPDITKAGEPRRLRSGWLNGIKEFPVRYA
- a CDS encoding NDMA-dependent alcohol dehydrogenase; translated protein: MRTRAAALLEQPGKWQIIDVDIDEPGEHEVLVRFVAAGLCHSDDHATTGDMPVGKLPLIGGHEGAGVVEKVGPAVRSLAVGDHVVAQFVPSCGQCRACVSGGGNLCDLGMYALAGCMPDGTYRAHHDGADVGQMTMVGTFAQHAVVSEHSLTKVPDDIPFHVAALLSCGVPTGWCSAEYGAEVEAGDTVIVMGTGGVGMNAVQAAVTRGAAHVIAVDPVPFKREKALEFGATHAFAGIDEAAEFGRSVTNGQGAHSAIVTVGVTTGEHVASAVNAIGKFGTVVVTGIGDFKAEGLPINIWMLAMLQKRIQGVIFGMGTPPHEIARLADMYRAGRLKLDELVTTTYKLDEVNQAYADMHAGRNIRGVVLHET
- a CDS encoding Uma2 family endonuclease, producing MSIQPPARLLTVDEYLAIGEIEYGYSELVEGRLVLSPNPSPLHNLASGEICLALYRQLPADLLAVQGVDVDLGLAEADAPGFVRRPDLVVVHRDVPRRVQREGGVIRASDVLVVVELVSPSSRRTDHVVKRGEYADAGIPHYWIVDLTEPVSLLACHLAGEFGYADGAAVTGTFTSTTPFAVEIDLGVLG
- a CDS encoding DUF1905 domain-containing protein, producing MDLHFAGQVIEWRGPAPFSFVPVPPDESANIREVAAIASYGWGVIPVEARIGEISFTTSLFPQDGGYLLPLKNAVRKPQGLTAGDEVTVEMTVRITPPAAP
- a CDS encoding nuclear transport factor 2 family protein, with product MTAPAIDWTGPQAAHPARDAARRSMDAVSRGAKEEWLALYAPDAVLEDPVGPSMFDPDGRGHRGHEGLSAFWDKAIAMAERITFTVRDSFAAGDEVANVGTVTSYLPGGSRIDTEGVFVYRVGPDGLLRSLRAFWEVERAMATLRSE
- a CDS encoding TIGR03619 family F420-dependent LLM class oxidoreductase, giving the protein MKFTLGIALSPLDQLTELARTAEECGFSSIALPDSVFYAEKVSAKYPYTPDGGRFWDANTPWPDPIAAAAAMGAVTSRIRFYTQVLKLGSRHPVPLARQVGSVAVLTGDRFGLGVGLGWAPEEFEWCGIPYAHRGRRADEAIEVLRLILGGGMVSHHGEFFQFDALQMSPAPSRPVPIYVGGHTEPGLRRASRHDGWTSAMIRFDDLRDTIGKLTALRAELGTAGEPFEIQAVCIDSFGLDGYRRQRDIGVTDAIVVPWLFDGIGFDGPLAAKQDSMRRFAEKIITRM